The Coffea eugenioides isolate CCC68of chromosome 8, Ceug_1.0, whole genome shotgun sequence genome has a segment encoding these proteins:
- the LOC113781207 gene encoding pentatricopeptide repeat-containing protein At1g09220, mitochondrial: MVPLHEKGLGSSEKAQNMLRKYCQYILFLSHKKHQRSFRRAIQQLHCQLIFAPKSTSNATIELEQHSSAKNKLTELLGLWNFILRQYALGLSPQEAVFLFQHLQGHCQVEYFFDSFTYSFLIKASANLIQSGLGKQLHCLTYKAGFQEHIYVQTALIDMYMKCGCLVEAGKVFDEMPQKNLVTWNALLTGFIRWGDLGSAQSVFNRMPQKNVVSWTGMIDGYTRMRQFVKALSLFQRMVIYQGIKPTEVTLLAIFPAIWNLRHIEFCQLVHAYGEKSGYNASDMRVMNCLIDAYAKCGSIEYALRVFRDILDERKNIVTWTSIISSFAMHGMAEEASKSFSGMLCTGLKPNPVTFLSVLNACSHGGLVDEGLEFFRRMVNEYDIVPDIKHYGSVIDMLGRAGRLEEAEKIAMEIPMDIGNVVVWRTLLGACSFHGNVEMGEKVTRIIMEMERQYGGDYVLLSNIFAGVGRYIDSERVRSHMDKKNAAKVTGLSFV; this comes from the exons ATGGTGCCATTGCATGAAAAAGGTCTTGGATCAAGTGAAAAAGCTCAAAAT ATGCTCAGAAAATACTGCCAGTATATTCTCTTTCTTTCACACAAGAAACACCAACGAAGTTTTCGACGAGCCATTCAACAACTCCATTGTCAATTGATATTTGCTCCCAAAAGCACAAGCAATGCCACCATTGAATTGGAGCAGCATTCTTCAGCAAAGAATAAATTGACAGAATTATTAGGTCTTTGGAACTTCATACTGCGGCAGTATGCTCTTGGGCTTTCACCCCAAGAGGCTGTCTTCCTATTTCAACACCTCCAGGGCCACTGTCAAGTTGAGTACTTCTTTGACAGCTTCACCTATTCTTTCCTCATCAAAGCCTCTGCAAATCTGATCCAAAGTGGCTTAGGTAAACAACTTCACTGTTTAACTTACAAAGCTGGCTTTCAGGAACATATCTATGTACAAACTGCTCTGATTGACATGTATATGAAGTGTGGGTGTTTAGTGGAAGCGGGGAaggtgtttgatgaaatgcctcaGAAGAATTTGGTAACTTGGAATGCTTTGCTTACGGGTTTTATAAGGTGGGGCGATCTTGGATCTGCTCAATCTGTTTTCAATAGGATGCCTCAAAAGAATGTTGTTTCTTGGACTGGCATGATTGACGGTTATACAAGGATGAGGCAATTTGTCAAAGCTCTCTCATTATTTCAGAGAATGGTTATCTATCAGGGCATCAAGCCCACTGAAGTGACTCTTTTAGCAATTTTTCCAGCTATATGGAATCTCAGGCATATTGAGTTTTGCCAACTGGTTCATGCTTATGGAGAGAAAAGCGGATATAATGCTTCTGATATGCGAGTTATGAATTGTCTAATTGATGCATATGCAAAGTGTGGGAGTATAGAATATGCACTAAGAGTTTTTCGGGACATATTAGATGAAAGGAAGAATATAGTTACATGGACATCTATTATATCCAGTTTTGCTATGCATGGGATGGCGGAAGAAGCTTCAAAAAGCTTTAGCGGGATGCTGTGTACAGGTCTGAAACCAAATCCAGTAACATTTTTGAGTGTTCTCAATGCTTGCAGTCATGGTGGATTGGTTGATGAAGGCCTTGAGTTCTTCAGAAGGATGGTTAATGAGTATGACATTGTTCCAGACATAAAACATTATGGGAGTGTGATAGACATGTTGGGGAGGGCGGGGAGGCTAGAAGAAGCAGAGAAGATAGCTATGGAAATTCCTATGGATATTGGCAATGTAGTAGTTTGGAGGACACTTTTAGGTGCTTGTAGTTTTCATGGAAATGTTGAGATGGGTGAGAAAGTTACAAGGATCATTATGGAGATGGAGAGACAATACGGTGGTGATTATGTCCTTTTATCCAATATCTTTGCTGGTGTTGGTAGGTATATTGATTCTGAGAGAGTGAGAAGCCACATGGATAAGAAAAACGCAGCAAAAGTTACTGGCCTTAGCTTTGTCTGA